In Drosophila subpulchrella strain 33 F10 #4 breed RU33 chromosome 3R, RU_Dsub_v1.1 Primary Assembly, whole genome shotgun sequence, the following are encoded in one genomic region:
- the LOC119556931 gene encoding vesicular integral-membrane protein VIP36, with amino-acid sequence MTNPSLAHCSLALLAFLVAALAVLGEDSPREPDYMKREHSLVRPFQGVGVILPHWDFLGNTMVTSNYIRLTPDLQSKSGALWNYSPVMTRNWEVHVGFKVHGKGSELFGDGFAIWYTKERMQTGPVFGSKDHFSGLAIILDTYSNHNGPHNHQHPYLSAMVNNGSWSYDHDRDGTHTQLAGCEVRFRNVDYETLVSIRYENDILSVSTDLENRNEWKSCFVVANVELPTGYHFGMSATTGDLSDNHDIHSFKFYDLDSNVNHDEIIRRTNIIPNAKTFEPPREHKEDPKPGMSNAKIFFILLFVVVVAAAVAIFAISYFKDRNARKRFY; translated from the exons ATGACCAATCCGTCGCTCGCACACTGTTCCCTGGCGCTGCTGGCTTTCCTCGTCGCCGCACTGGCGGTGCTCGGCGAGGACAGTCCCAGGGAGCCGGACTACATGAAGCGGGAGCACAGCTTGGTGCGTCCATTCCAAG GCGTGGGCGTCATCCTGCCACACTGGGACTTCCTGGGCAACACGATGGTGACCAGCAACTACATAAGACTGACGCCGGATTTGCAGTCCAAGAGCGGCGCCCTTTGGAACTACTCG CCCGTGATGACGCGCAACTGGGAGGTGCATGTGGGCTTCAAGGTGCACGGCAAGGGCTCTGAACTCTTTGGCGACGGCTTTGCCATTTGGTACACCAAGGAGCGCATGCAAACAGGACCGGTCTTTGGCAGCAAAGACCATTTCTCCGGGCTGGCCATTATCCTGGACACCTACAGCAATCACAACGGTCCACACAAT CACCAACATCCTTATCTCAGTGCCATGGTGAACAATGGCAGCTGGAGCTACGACCACGATCGCGATGGAACGCATACTCAGCTGGCCGGCTGCGAAGTTCGTTTCCGCAATGTGGATTACGAGACGCTGGTCAGCATTCGATACGAAAACGACATTCTTTCGGTGTCTACGGATCTGGAGAACCGCAATGAGTGGAAGAGCTGCTTTGTGGTCGCCAACGTTGAGCTTCCCACCGGCTATCACTTCGGCATGTCCGCCACGACGGGTGACCTCTCCGATAATCACGACATCCACAGCTTCAAGTTCTACGACCTGGATTCCAACGTCAAT CACGATGAGATTATCCGACGCACCAATATCATACCGAATGCCAAGACTTTTGAGCCCCCGCGTGAGCACAAGGAGGATCCCAAGCCGGGAATGTCGAACGCCAAGATCTTCTTCATCCTGCTGTTCGTGGTGGTCGTGGCGGCTGCAGTGGCTATCTTCGCCATCTCCTACTTCAAGGATCGCAATGCGCGAAAACGTTTCTACTGA
- the LOC119563322 gene encoding uncharacterized protein LOC119563322, translating into MKFLVTIAALCLFVAFAAGQQYFLGQFPSRARFGFDPVALAGPSSATQVRDPRQNRGPVVFPPSPPDAVDESSGVVVGASGYGFVPPQQTAAAVAVAATGDPSTYFSTTFQTPDTAYATYNFFGSPYTTRFRYF; encoded by the exons ATGAAATTC TTAGTCACCATCGCCGCCCTCTGCCTCTTTGTGGCCTTCGCCGCGGGTCAGCAATACTTTTTGGGTCAGTTCCCCAGCCGGGCTCGCTTCGGATTCGATCCCGTGGCGCTGGCGGGACCCTCATCGGCCACTCAGGTTCGAGATCCCCGACAGAACAGAG GACCCGTGGTGTTCCCCCCATCCCCGCCAGATGCAGTGGACGAGTCCAGCGGCGTGGTCGTCGGTGCCTCCGGATACGGTTTTGTGCCGCCCCAGCAAA CAGCGGCGGCTGTGGCCGTGGCGGCGACGGGGGATCCGTCAACGTACTTTAGCACCACATTCCAGACCCCCGACACCGCCTATGCGACATATAACTTCTTCGGAAGTCCCTACACCACGCGGTTTAGATACTTCTGA
- the LOC119556923 gene encoding adenomatous polyposis coli protein: MTLNESDATRLELTRNFLELSRNPETCTALRSSDCIQLLVQILHANDEGLSTARKYASQALHNIVHNHPEEKERQREVKMLRLLDQILDYCNFLRTQLQSGGEAIADDEDRHPLAAMKLLMKASFDEEHRQTMCELGALKAIPNLVHLDHAVHGPAAGREQCNALRSYGLMALTNLTFGDENVHNKSYLCGQRQFMEVVIAQLNTAPDELLQVLAGVLRNLSWRADKHMKTIFNELGTVTSLARAAMQNKSENTLKAILSALWNLSAHCSTNKAEFCAVDGALAFLVGMLSYEGPSKTLKIIENAGGILRNVSSHIAVCEPYRQILRRYNCLTILLQQLKSESLTVVSNSCGTLWNLSARCPEDQQYLIDHNAIPLLRALISSKNSMIAEGSASALKNLVNFRATLELMPNGDGGSLPLDTESGHGGTLPRRFSSLRLSSNPTGSLKKVRPSTVSTTGFLNRKCESRESIYSGKSDSTKYSTKSEGAKNPFEIVTPTEEQPIDYSMKYMEHKPSSSKTFEIDLDQPTDFSARYKERRSVQSAQPEIKTETNEIRSNELQLAKSSSATELRNGPGLVAVSAAKQKLATETETETAERPINYCEEGTPGSFSRFDSLNSLTEKPEKCMVPKTPTKPVAQLGQLDRNTPQNIDSALETPLMFSRRSSMDSLVGDDETIACEDNGSVISEYSRMQSGVISPSELPDSPTQSMPQSPRRDRKMPTQNNSETPDRKPGNVFEDKLNRFHVEHTPAAFSCATSLSNLSMLDDSNANAIQGQRTNDINGNGDAPRSYCTEDTPALLSKAPSNSDLSILSIPNDLNANEEELPVPAPRADVPGMDTRMPAEDAISKMRCGGSALPSYLPVSDEMSKYYVEDSPCTFSIISGLSHLTVGSCTAGPVSKLPLRNPEEAQAPKLPPRRSAVQGEAEPRLPPKKSDSLSSLSMDSDDDCNLLSQAIAAGSCRPQPSGASTTSSLANASTSTLSRTNGQKKQPEDGDKPNYSSDDSLDDEDDDARSKSLFEQCILSGMHKSNDALESEGEPPGQRQETSARDRFVSNQVRQIESMLAGRQH, encoded by the exons AAAAGGAGCGCCAGCGGGAGGTGAAGATGCTGCGCCTGCTGGACCAGATCCTTGACTACTGTAACTTCCTGCGCACGCAGCTGCAGAGCGGTGGCGAGGCCATTGCGGATGACGAGGATCGCCATCCACTTGCGGCCATGAAGCTCCTAATGAAGGCCAGTTTTGACGAAGAGCATCGCCAGACAATGTGCGAACTGGGGGCTCTCAAGGCGATCCCCAATCTAGTGCATCTTGATCATGCGGTCCATGGACCGGCCGCCGGCAGAGAACAGTGCAATGCCCTCAGGAGCTACGGTCTTATGGCCCTCACGAATCTCACTTTTGGCGACGAGAACGTCCACAACAAGTCATATCTGTGCGGCCAGCGGCAGTTCATGGAGGTGGTAATTGCCCAGCTGAACACGGCTCCGGATGAACTGCTTCAG GTCCTGGCTGGAGTGCTTCGCAATCTCTCCTGGCGCGCGGACAAGCATATGAAGACCATATTTAACGAACTGGGCACGGTAACATCCTTGGCTCGAGCAGCAATGCAAAACAAAAGCGAGAACACCCTAAAGGCCATACTCTCCGCGCTATGGAATCTCTCGGCGCACTGCAGCACAAACAAAGCGGAATTCTGCGCAGTGGATGGAGCCCTGGCCTTTTTGGTGGGAATGCTCAGCTACGAAGGTCCAAGTAAAACCCTCAAGATCATCGAAAATGCGGGTGGCATCTTGCGGAATGTGTCGAGTCACATTGCAGTGTGTGAGCCATACCGCCAAATCCTACGGCGTTACAATTGCCTGACCATTCTGCTGCAGCAATTGAAATCGGAGAGCCTCACTGTGGTGAGCAACTCCTGCGGAACACTGTGGAACCTATCAGCGCGCTGTCCCGAGGACCAGCAGTACCTCATCGACCACAATGCCATTCCCCTGCTGCGTGCTTTGATCAGCTCCAAGAACTCAATGATTGCCGAGGGCAGTGCTTCGGCTCTGAAGAATCTGGTGAACTTTAGGGCTACCCTGGAGCTGATGCCCAATGGAGATGGTGGATCCCTGCCGCTGGACACGGAGTCTGGCCATGGTGGCACCCTGCCACGAAGGTTCAGCTCACTTCGTCTTAGCTCGAATCCCACAGGTTCTCTGAAAAAGGTTCGACCTTCCACAGTGAGCACTACTGGCTTCCTGAACAGAAAGTGCGAGAGTCGCGAGTCCATTTACTCGGGTAAGTCCGACTCCACTAAATACTCAACCAAGTCGGAGGGAGCCAAGAATCCCTTCGAGATTGTCACACCGACGGAGGAGCAGCCCATCGACTATTCCATGAAGTACATGGAGCACAAACCCAGTAGCAGTAAGACCTTTGAGATTGACTTGGACCAGCCCACAGATTTTAGTGCTAGATATAAGGAGAGACGATCCGTTCAGTCGGCACAGCCGGAGATAAAGACGGAGACCAATGAGATTAGGAGCAATGAGTTGCAGTTGGCCAAGTCCTCCTCGGCCACAGAGCTGCGAAATGGTCCAGGACTTGTGGCGGTTTCAGCAGCCAAGCAGAAACTCGCCACCGAAACGGAGACGGAAACAGCAGAGCGACCGATCAACTATTGCGAAGAGGGAACCCCTGGAAGCTTCAGTCGCTTCGACTCCCTCAACAGCCTGACGGAGAAACCGGAAAAATGCATGGTGCCAAAGACGCCAACGAAACCTGTAGCTCAGCTGGGACAACTGGACAGAAATACTCCTCAAAACATCGACTCCGCGCTGGAAACTCCACTAATGTTTTCTCGGCGCAGTTCAATGGACTCACTGGTGGGCGATGACGAGACCATTGCCTGTGAAGATAATGGATCTGTGATCAGCGAGTACAGCCGGATGCAGAGTGGCGTCATCtctccctcggagctgccggatTCACCAACCCAGAGTATGCCGCAGTCGCCGAGAAGAGATAGAAAGATGCCCACTCAAAACAACTCGGAGACACCGGATAGGAAGCCTGGCAATGTGTTCGAGGACAAGCTAAACAGATTCCACGTAGAGCACACGCCTGCTGCCTTCTCCTGCGCCACTAGCCTAAGTAATCTGAGCATGTTGGATGACTCCAATGCCAACGCCATTCAAGGTCAACGTACAAATGATATTAATGGAAATGGCGATGCTCCGCGTAGCTATTGTACGGAAGACACTCCAGCCCTGCTTTCCAAGGCGCCGAGCAACAGTGATCTTTCCATTCTGTCCATACCGAACGATTTGAATGCCAATGAAGAGGAGCTGCCAGTGCCAGCGCCTCGAGCTGATGTTCCTGGGATGGACACTCGGATGCCGGCAGAGGATGCCATCTCAAAAATGCGCTGCGGCGGCAGTGCGTTGCCTAGTTATCTGCCAGTGTCGGATGAGATGAGCAAGTACTATGTGGAGGACAGTCCCTGCACGTTTTCGATTATCTCCGGACTTTCCCATCTCACAGTGGGCTCCTGCACGGCAGGGCCCGTTTCGAAACTTCCCCTGAGAAACCCAGAAGAAGCGCAGGCACCCAAGCTTCCTCCCAGACGCAGCGCCGTCCAAGGGGAAGCAGAGCCGCGTCTGCCGCCGAAGAAAAGCGACTCGCTAAGCTCACTCTCCATGGACTCGGATGATGACTGCAATCTACTTAGTCAG GCCATTGCGGCGGGAAGCTGTCGACCCCAACCGAGTGGAGCCAGTACCACATCCAGTCTGGCCAACGCCAGCACCAGCACTCTGTCCAGGACAAATGGACAAAAGAAGCAGCCGGAGGATGGTGATAAACCGAACTACAGCTCGGATGACTCATTGGACGACGAGGACGATGATGCACGGTCCAAGTCGCTCTTCGAGCAGTGCATTCTGAGCGGCATGCACAAGTCCAATGACGCCCTGGAGTCGGAGGGTGAGCCGCCGGGGCAGCGACAGGAGACCAGTGCCCGGGATCGGTTTGTGAGCAACCAGGTGCGCCAGATTGAGTCCATGCTAGCCGGGCGTCAGCACTAG